One Podospora pseudopauciseta strain CBS 411.78 chromosome 5 map unlocalized CBS411.78m_5, whole genome shotgun sequence DNA window includes the following coding sequences:
- a CDS encoding uncharacterized protein (COG:S; EggNog:ENOG503P00U): protein MHWKALALAAAVNGQGLNGLNHLRFGCSQLTVERLDPLVNPGEFPTPHMHQIIGGNAFNASMPYNTDIANLATCTTCGPADDFSNYWTANVYFRARNGSYKRVPQAPNRYFCLVLCGGWCHIN, encoded by the exons ATGCATTGGAAAGCCCTTGCCCTGGCAGCGGCCGTCAACGGTCAAGGCTTGAACGGCCTCAACCACTTACGGTTCGGGTGCTCCCAACTCACCGTCGAGCGTCTGGATCCTCTTGTCAACCCAGGAGAGTTCCCGACGCCACATATGCATCAGATTATCGGCGGTAACGCGTTT AACGCGTCCATGCCCTACAATACCGACATCGCGAATTTGGCAACCTGCACAACTTGCGGCCCGGCAGATGACTTCTCCAACTACTGGACCGCCAACGTGTACTTCCGGGCGAGAAATGGTAGCTACAAGCGCGTCCCGCAGGCGCCCAACCGGTATTTTTGTCTGGTgttgtgtggtggttggtgtcACATCAACTGA
- a CDS encoding uncharacterized protein (COG:S; EggNog:ENOG503P00U) → MFVGDVNRREPNRYKMQSCFRCYSGPNFGGDDMAPCADSRLDFEGFPTGPCLGGIRSNVLYPTCWDGKNLDTPNHKDHVAYPTSGPSNFLSTGNCPASHPVKIPQLMLEIVWDTTKFNNKAEWPADGSQPFVLSTGDKTGYGQHGDYVFGWKGDALQRAMDANGCFSATCGNQKSQDIATANKCQIKKTVREDVEGWFNSLPGSPMAA, encoded by the exons ATGTTTGTTGGCGACGTAAATCGACGAGAACCGAA CAGATACAAAATGCAGAGCTGCTTCCGATGCTACAGCGGGCCCAACTTCGGCGGCGATGACATGGCGCCGTGCGCTGATTCCCGCCTCGACTTTGAAGGCTTCCCGACTGGTCCCTGTCTCGGTGGTATAAGGTCCAACGTGCTGTACCCAAC ATGCTGGGACGGGAAGAACCTCGACACGCCCAACCACAAGGATCACGTCGCATATCCCACCTCCGGCCCCTCCAACTTCCTGTCCACCGGAAACTGCCCTGCCAGTCACCCCGTCAAAATTCCCCAGCTCATGCTTGAGATTGTTTGGGACACGACCAAGTTCAACAACAAGGCTGAGTGGCCAGCCGATGGCTCACAGCCGTTTGTGTTGTCGACGGGTGACAAGACGGGGTACGGCCAGCACGGCGACTACGTCTTTGGGTGGAAGGGCGATGCGCTCCAGCGGGCCATGGATGCCAATGGTTGTTTCAGCGCCACTTGCGGAAACCAGAAGAGCCAGGATATTGCGACGGCGAACAAGTGCCAGATCAAGAAGACGGTCCGTGAGGATGTCGAAGGTTGGTTTAATAGCCTTCCAGGTAGCCCAATGGCAGCttga
- a CDS encoding uncharacterized protein (COG:E; EggNog:ENOG503NX6H), with protein MLLWTTTFLASLVAAQTYPPDVVDQLAAASLPKVKEWLAKNPQGNCTLETAVRRKEWMDLTLAQRKEYTNAVLCLMSKPALTSSAAPGAKSRFDDYIVVHVQQTPRNHGSTFFLPWHRYYVWHYEQALRNECGYKGYQPYWNWDRYHKDPANSPLFDGSEGSMGGNGAKANYNGIMIPGAPRPYDRIPPADGGGCVTTGPFKNMTVNLGPIAPILQLTRNPRADGLGYNPRCLRRDINKNSAAVTSAKDVYDVITKNNDTHWFQTVMEGGHYTVGGDPGGDFYTSPGDPAFWLHHTMIDRVWWIWQIQNLEKRLKEVSHTRTMSNFPPSANGTLDDLSGLGVLAPDVEVRELMSTMGGLMGKFCYIYE; from the exons ATGCTTCTTTGGACAACCACCTTTCTTGCCAGCCTGGTGGCTGCGCAGACATACCCCCCTGATGTTGTCGATCAACTTGCTGCCGCTAGTCTGCCAAAGGTGAAGGAGTGGCTGGCAAAGAATCCCCAGGGCAACTGCACTTTGGAGACGGCAGTGAGGAGAAAGGAATG GATGGATTTGACCCTCGCCCAGAGAAAGGAGTACACCAATGCTGTCCTCTGTTTGATGTCCAAACCAGCCTTAACCTCCTCTGCCGCCCCCGGAGCAAAGAGCCGGTTCGATGATTACATCGTCGTCCACGTCCAGCAGACGCCGAGAAACCACGGATCC ACCTTCTTCTTACCCTGGCACCGCTATTACGTATGGCACTACGAGCAAGCCCTTCGCAACGAGTGTGGATACAAGGGATATCAACCG TATTGGAACTGGGATCGCTACCACAAAGACCCTGCAAACTCCCCTCTCTTCGACGGTTCTGAAGGCAGCATGGGAGGCAACGGCGCCAAAGCCAACTACAATGGCATCATGATCCCAGG CGCCCCTAGGCCATATGACCGCATTCCCCCAGCCGACGGAGGTGGTTGTGTCACAACTGGGCCTTTCAAGAA TATGACCGTCAATTTAGGTCCAATTGCCCCTATCTTACAGCTGACACGCAACCCCCGTGCCGATGGGCTCGGCTACAATCCTAGATGTCTGCGCCGCGACATCAATAAGAACTCAGCTGCTGTAACATCCGCAAAGGACGTCTACGacgtcatcaccaagaacaaCGATACTCATTGGTTTCAGACAGTGATGGAG GGGGGGCACTACACTGTCGGGGGGGATCCTGGAGGG GACTTTTATACCAGCCCGGGTGATCCCGCCTTTTGGCTTCATCACACCATGATTGACCGTGTTTGGTGGATCTGGCAAATCCAA AACTTGGAGAAGAGACTCAAAGAGGTCAGTCACACGAGAACCATGTCAAACTTCCCACCATCTGCCAACGGAACCCTTGACGATCTGAGCGGGCTGGGTGTGTTGGCGCCCGATGTCGAGGTGAGGGAGCTGATGAGCACAATGGGTGGGTTGATGGGCAAGTTCTGTTACATTTATGAGTAA